One Acinetobacter colistiniresistens DNA segment encodes these proteins:
- a CDS encoding flavin reductase family protein — translation MNAELSYQPHWIREDFVDFILQKIKPTFAWKRTLAEVTAVQPLSADMVLLTLKPNHNFDVRQVQAGQSVLITLMIHGVYQQRSYSIIDVTSQGEIRLGIKVQGVVSKAAQQLRVGDHFEISQAQGDFVLHQGQQPAVLIASGSGITAIYSLLQQALQQQLEEIHVLYFNRAEVFHQEILALAEQYPQLHYHFFNTAEQKQHLDTALLEKLVPNFKDLKAYACGHHSMMRQAQDIYAQQGAAENFHQEFFQPVQIEHSSEAQPISFRRAQQNFIATTNLLSSAEQAGLRPQHGCRMGVCNRCSCTKVSGVTQNVITGEIDDQPNRPIKLCVSQALSPVTIDL, via the coding sequence ATGAACGCAGAGTTAAGTTATCAACCCCATTGGATTCGTGAAGATTTTGTTGATTTTATTTTGCAAAAAATCAAACCAACCTTTGCTTGGAAGCGTACGCTTGCAGAAGTCACTGCGGTACAGCCACTCAGTGCAGATATGGTGTTATTGACCTTAAAGCCCAATCATAATTTTGATGTTCGCCAAGTCCAAGCGGGGCAAAGCGTGTTGATTACGCTGATGATTCATGGGGTGTATCAGCAACGTAGTTATTCAATTATTGATGTGACGTCTCAAGGCGAAATTCGCTTGGGCATCAAAGTCCAAGGGGTGGTGTCTAAAGCTGCTCAGCAACTTCGTGTTGGCGATCACTTTGAGATTTCTCAGGCACAGGGTGACTTTGTCTTACATCAGGGGCAGCAACCCGCCGTGCTGATTGCATCGGGTTCAGGCATTACCGCGATCTATTCTTTATTGCAACAAGCATTACAACAGCAACTCGAAGAAATTCATGTGTTGTACTTCAATCGCGCTGAAGTGTTTCATCAAGAGATTTTAGCTTTAGCTGAACAATATCCGCAGTTGCACTATCACTTCTTTAATACTGCTGAACAAAAACAACATTTAGATACTGCATTGTTAGAAAAGTTAGTTCCGAATTTTAAAGATCTAAAAGCGTATGCGTGTGGTCATCACAGTATGATGCGCCAAGCACAAGACATTTATGCACAGCAGGGTGCCGCGGAAAACTTCCATCAAGAATTTTTCCAACCTGTACAAATCGAGCATTCCAGTGAGGCTCAACCGATTAGTTTCCGTCGCGCACAGCAAAATTTTATTGCCACGACCAATCTGCTGAGTAGTGCAGAGCAAGCCGGTTTACGTCCACAACATGGTTGCCGCATGGGCGTATGTAACCGCTGTAGCTGTACCAAAGTCAGTGGCGTTACTCAGAACGTCATCACGGGTGAAATTGATGACCAACCAAATCGTCCGATCAAGTTATGTGTCAGCCAGGCCTTAAGCCCAGTCACCATTGATCTATAA
- a CDS encoding thiol:disulfide interchange protein DsbA/DsbL — MKKLVLGGLSAVALAFSMNAMAADFVAGKDYTVIANPGKTSAPAGQLEVREFFWYGCPHCFKLEPHMQTWLKQIPKDVYFLRTPAAMNKVWEQGARGYYVSEALGVRKKTHIPLFHAIHDGGQQIFDQASQAKFFARYGVPEQKFNSMFNSFPITAKIAESNKLAQQYQLTGVPAVVVNGKYVVQGEDGKVTQVVDYLLEKERQAK, encoded by the coding sequence ATGAAAAAGTTAGTATTAGGTGGTTTAAGTGCAGTTGCATTGGCATTCTCAATGAATGCGATGGCAGCAGATTTTGTGGCTGGTAAAGACTATACCGTGATTGCCAATCCAGGCAAAACCTCAGCACCTGCTGGACAACTCGAAGTGCGCGAGTTCTTCTGGTATGGCTGTCCGCACTGCTTCAAGCTTGAGCCACATATGCAAACATGGTTAAAGCAAATTCCAAAAGATGTTTATTTCCTCCGTACACCTGCGGCAATGAATAAGGTCTGGGAACAAGGGGCACGCGGTTACTATGTGTCTGAAGCACTGGGTGTGCGCAAGAAAACCCATATTCCGTTATTCCATGCGATTCATGACGGCGGTCAGCAGATTTTTGACCAAGCGTCGCAAGCAAAATTCTTTGCGCGTTACGGTGTGCCAGAGCAGAAATTTAACAGCATGTTTAACTCATTCCCGATCACGGCAAAAATTGCCGAATCAAATAAACTGGCGCAGCAATACCAGTTGACGGGCGTGCCAGCCGTGGTCGTGAATGGTAAATATGTAGTGCAGGGTGAAGATGGAAAAGTAACCCAGGTGGTTGATTATTTATTGGAAAAAGAGCGTCAAGCGAAATAA
- a CDS encoding fatty acid desaturase family protein: MALEFKTVSKSAHLTPEQVEAFGRRVEQIRLEVMQNLGEQDSKYIYKVRNFVRYTEIASRGMLMFGGWIPPVWLLGTAMLGVSKIVENMELGHNVMHGQFDWLNDPSLRGEDYDWDNTCSGNDWRYTHNYMHHTYTNIVGKDHDVGYGILRVTEDQKWEVRHLANIPLALQLMFFFQWYVGVQNLHLEDALVYKTKSWKQVWADAAEFRKKARRQVLKDYVFFPAIATINFIPVLAGNAVANIMRNVWSSAVIFNGHFTEDAETFEADNTENETKAQWYLRQIRGSSNFTGGKWMHFMSGNLSHQIEHHLFPDMPANRYEQVAPKIRALCAEYGVNYNEANFMKQFWTVWVRLAKCSLPNDLSAQLGQGWSQLKAKFKFA, encoded by the coding sequence ATGGCATTAGAATTTAAGACCGTATCAAAGTCAGCGCATTTAACCCCTGAACAGGTTGAGGCATTTGGTCGCCGTGTTGAGCAAATTCGCTTAGAGGTGATGCAGAATCTCGGCGAACAGGATTCAAAATATATCTATAAAGTCCGTAATTTTGTTCGTTATACCGAAATTGCGTCACGTGGCATGTTGATGTTCGGTGGCTGGATTCCACCGGTATGGTTGTTGGGAACCGCGATGCTCGGTGTTTCTAAAATCGTCGAGAATATGGAACTGGGCCATAATGTGATGCATGGTCAGTTTGACTGGCTGAATGACCCAAGCTTGCGTGGCGAAGACTACGATTGGGACAATACCTGTTCGGGTAATGACTGGCGTTACACGCATAATTACATGCACCATACCTATACCAATATTGTTGGTAAGGATCACGACGTGGGCTATGGCATTTTACGCGTGACTGAAGATCAAAAGTGGGAAGTACGTCATTTGGCCAATATCCCATTGGCCTTGCAGTTAATGTTCTTTTTCCAGTGGTATGTTGGTGTACAAAATCTGCATTTAGAAGATGCACTGGTGTATAAAACCAAAAGCTGGAAACAGGTCTGGGCGGATGCGGCCGAGTTCCGAAAAAAAGCCAGACGCCAAGTGTTGAAAGACTATGTGTTCTTCCCAGCGATTGCCACCATTAACTTTATTCCGGTATTAGCAGGCAATGCAGTGGCGAATATCATGCGCAACGTGTGGTCATCTGCGGTGATTTTTAATGGTCACTTTACTGAAGATGCTGAAACCTTTGAAGCGGATAATACCGAGAACGAAACCAAGGCGCAGTGGTATCTTCGCCAGATTCGGGGTTCAAGTAACTTCACGGGTGGCAAATGGATGCACTTTATGAGTGGTAACTTGAGTCATCAGATCGAGCATCATTTGTTCCCAGATATGCCAGCCAATCGTTATGAACAAGTCGCACCAAAAATCAGGGCTTTATGTGCTGAATATGGGGTGAACTATAACGAAGCGAACTTCATGAAACAGTTCTGGACGGTGTGGGTACGCTTAGCCAAATGTTCATTGCCAAATGATCTGTCAGCACAGTTGGGACAAGGCTGGAGCCAACTCAAAGCCAAGTTCAAGTTTGCTTAA
- a CDS encoding HAD family hydrolase encodes MKAVLFDLDGTLIDTAADFIRIIQQMCRDEQRPMVDADTIRTQVSEGARAMVKLVYPELEVTDPVFLAHRQRFLDVYGDNIVVDTDLFSGMYPLLEELEAHQIPWGIVTNKPRGLSESLLAKLDLTERCAVLVCPEDVSKTKPDPEPMYLAAKQLEIDAQDIIYVGDHPRDIDAGRHADMYTILAAYGYLPVESRDDLAAWQADAIIHSTAELHQLLKQKITVLSENQGMMGSI; translated from the coding sequence ATGAAAGCGGTTTTATTTGACCTCGATGGCACCCTGATCGACACCGCTGCGGACTTTATTCGTATCATCCAGCAAATGTGTCGGGATGAACAACGTCCCATGGTCGATGCCGATACCATCCGCACTCAGGTGTCGGAAGGCGCACGTGCCATGGTAAAACTGGTCTATCCTGAATTAGAGGTCACAGATCCGGTATTTTTAGCACATCGGCAACGCTTTTTAGATGTGTATGGTGACAATATTGTGGTCGATACCGACCTGTTTTCAGGGATGTATCCTTTGCTTGAGGAACTTGAAGCACATCAGATTCCGTGGGGCATTGTGACCAATAAACCGCGTGGTTTAAGTGAATCGTTATTGGCCAAACTGGATCTGACTGAACGCTGTGCGGTCTTGGTCTGCCCAGAAGATGTCAGCAAAACCAAACCCGATCCTGAACCCATGTATTTGGCTGCCAAACAGCTCGAAATCGATGCTCAAGACATTATCTATGTCGGTGATCATCCACGAGATATTGATGCAGGTCGCCATGCCGATATGTATACCATCTTGGCAGCCTACGGTTATTTACCGGTAGAATCACGTGATGATCTTGCTGCTTGGCAGGCGGATGCCATCATTCATAGCACTGCTGAACTGCACCAACTGCTTAAACAGAAAATCACGGTGTTGTCAGAAAATCAGGGTATGATGGGCTCAATTTAA
- the ubiG gene encoding bifunctional 2-polyprenyl-6-hydroxyphenol methylase/3-demethylubiquinol 3-O-methyltransferase UbiG, translated as MSQLNVDPQEIAKFEALAAKWWDQHSEFRPLHQINPLRLNWVDERVGGLAGKKVLDVGCGGGILAESMARRGADVLGIDMGEAPLAVGRLHAQQDNVQNIEYRQIPVEQLAQEQAGQYDVVTCMEMMEHVPDPASIVKACQTLVKPGGHVFFSTINRNPKSYLFAIIGAEYVLRLLPKGTHDYHKFIRPSEMAHDIRNAGLSLKEMTGLHYNPITKHYWLAPNVDVNYMVHTTNAGAQ; from the coding sequence ATGTCGCAATTGAATGTTGACCCGCAAGAAATCGCAAAATTTGAAGCATTGGCTGCCAAATGGTGGGATCAACATTCTGAATTCCGCCCACTTCATCAAATCAATCCCTTACGTCTCAATTGGGTCGATGAACGTGTTGGTGGCTTGGCGGGCAAGAAAGTGCTCGATGTCGGCTGCGGTGGCGGTATTTTGGCTGAAAGCATGGCGCGTCGTGGTGCCGATGTCCTCGGTATCGATATGGGTGAAGCCCCTCTTGCTGTCGGTCGTTTGCATGCGCAACAAGACAATGTGCAAAACATTGAATATCGTCAAATCCCGGTTGAGCAACTGGCGCAAGAGCAAGCAGGTCAATACGATGTGGTGACCTGTATGGAAATGATGGAACACGTGCCTGATCCGGCCTCAATCGTGAAAGCCTGCCAAACGCTGGTTAAGCCAGGCGGTCATGTGTTCTTCTCGACCATTAACCGTAACCCTAAATCGTATTTATTTGCGATTATTGGGGCGGAATATGTGCTGCGTTTATTGCCTAAAGGCACGCATGACTATCATAAATTCATCCGCCCTTCAGAAATGGCGCATGATATTCGCAATGCCGGGCTTAGCCTGAAAGAAATGACGGGCTTACATTATAACCCGATTACCAAACACTACTGGTTAGCACCGAATGTGGATGTGAATTACATGGTGCATACCACCAATGCAGGTGCCCAATGA
- a CDS encoding YciK family oxidoreductase, with protein sequence MNYSEYQPRPDLLKDRIILITGAGDGIGRAAAMSYALHGATVVLHGRTLNKLEVIYDEIEGLGAPQPAILPLQLSTASTHDYELLVSTLEQQFGRLDGILHNAGMLGDRVELAHYPVDVWDDVLAVNLRAPFALTQALLPLLEKSEHASVVFTSSSVGREARALWGAYSVSKVATEAMCKIFAAENTYPNIRFNCINPGGTRTAMRAKAYPQEDPKVLPTPDSIMPAYLYLMGDDSLEMNGQSIDAQA encoded by the coding sequence ATGAACTATTCAGAATATCAACCTCGTCCAGATTTACTGAAAGATCGTATTATTCTCATTACAGGTGCGGGTGATGGGATTGGCCGGGCTGCAGCGATGAGCTATGCCTTGCACGGCGCAACGGTGGTCTTGCATGGCCGTACGTTAAATAAACTTGAAGTGATCTATGATGAAATTGAAGGCTTAGGTGCACCGCAGCCTGCGATTTTACCCTTACAGCTTTCAACTGCATCAACCCACGATTATGAGCTGTTGGTGAGTACCCTAGAGCAACAATTCGGTCGTCTGGATGGTATCTTGCATAATGCGGGCATGCTGGGTGATCGGGTTGAGCTGGCCCATTACCCTGTTGATGTTTGGGATGATGTCCTGGCTGTGAATTTACGTGCCCCTTTTGCCCTGACTCAGGCTTTGTTGCCTTTACTGGAAAAATCTGAGCACGCTTCTGTGGTTTTTACCAGTTCAAGTGTTGGTCGTGAGGCACGCGCTTTATGGGGTGCTTATTCGGTCTCTAAAGTAGCCACTGAAGCCATGTGTAAAATTTTTGCTGCAGAAAATACTTATCCGAATATTCGTTTTAACTGCATCAATCCAGGAGGAACCCGTACCGCAATGCGGGCCAAAGCCTATCCACAAGAAGATCCAAAAGTTCTTCCAACGCCAGATAGCATTATGCCTGCCTATCTATACCTCATGGGTGATGATAGTTTAGAGATGAATGGGCAAAGTATTGATGCCCAAGCTTAA
- a CDS encoding TetR/AcrR family transcriptional regulator: MNPDRHTQFLIRKEKILQVAEKLLLENNQEMTLDELVAELDIAKGTLYKHFRSKNELLLELIIQNEKEILKISDKYNTDVKEYAPRYMLYHLTSPSRTILLHQLEEHLTMTESKLKHLFDELYAIRQQRIVSLKDMTEKYLKSQNYDMSIRDYLSYIWSLTYGAALLLNSSYYQRSIGSREKLINLYVNQALSLPTQKVQIDLKDLQIDQN; this comes from the coding sequence ATGAATCCTGATCGTCATACTCAGTTCTTAATTCGTAAAGAAAAAATTTTGCAGGTTGCGGAAAAGCTGTTATTAGAAAACAACCAAGAAATGACCCTAGATGAACTGGTGGCTGAGCTGGATATTGCCAAGGGAACCTTATACAAACATTTCCGCAGCAAGAATGAATTGCTGCTGGAGCTCATTATTCAAAATGAAAAAGAAATTTTAAAGATTTCAGATAAATATAACACTGATGTCAAAGAGTATGCGCCACGCTATATGCTTTATCATTTAACCTCACCGAGCCGTACCATTCTGCTACATCAGTTAGAAGAACACCTCACCATGACCGAGTCGAAGTTAAAGCATCTATTTGATGAACTTTACGCCATTCGTCAGCAACGCATTGTGTCATTAAAAGACATGACCGAAAAATATTTAAAATCACAAAATTACGATATGTCGATTCGGGACTACCTGTCTTATATCTGGTCACTGACCTATGGTGCAGCCTTATTACTGAACTCAAGCTATTACCAGCGTTCAATCGGCTCACGTGAGAAGTTAATCAACCTCTATGTCAATCAGGCCCTGTCCCTACCGACACAAAAAGTTCAGATTGATTTAAAAGACTTACAGATCGATCAAAACTAA
- a CDS encoding TetR family transcriptional regulator — MSIRDERKQQSRQALLDAALHLSTAGRSFSSISLREVAREVGLVPTAFYRHFQDMDALGQELVDQVSLHLKSLIHQLGQSYLQHSGSAKTRTSIELFVQAVNHSPQQWQFMIAERWGGSETVRIAIAREIEFLIEDLAIDLCKLETFKHIKEAKDLQVLSTILINMSFTWAMTWINLPKQFTIDHLLEQQNLFIDNAATQVRLLFSGISNWEPQNA; from the coding sequence ATGTCGATTAGAGATGAACGAAAACAACAGAGTCGGCAGGCTCTACTGGATGCAGCACTTCACCTCAGCACTGCTGGGCGCTCATTTAGTAGCATTAGTTTGCGCGAAGTTGCTCGCGAAGTAGGTTTGGTGCCTACGGCGTTTTATCGTCATTTCCAAGATATGGACGCACTTGGGCAAGAGCTAGTTGACCAAGTCTCTTTACATTTAAAAAGTTTGATTCATCAATTGGGACAAAGCTACTTACAGCATAGTGGTTCTGCCAAAACCCGAACCAGTATTGAATTGTTTGTACAAGCCGTTAATCATAGCCCGCAACAATGGCAGTTTATGATTGCAGAACGCTGGGGTGGTTCAGAGACGGTACGTATTGCCATTGCCCGTGAAATTGAGTTTTTAATTGAAGATCTGGCCATTGATCTGTGCAAACTGGAAACCTTTAAACATATTAAAGAGGCCAAAGACTTGCAGGTACTGTCGACCATTTTGATTAATATGTCGTTTACATGGGCCATGACCTGGATCAATCTGCCGAAACAATTCACCATTGATCATTTACTTGAGCAACAGAACCTGTTTATTGACAATGCCGCGACTCAAGTCCGCTTATTATTCAGTGGGATCTCGAATTGGGAACCCCAAAACGCCTGA